ACTTCACGCGCCGGTGGCACTTCCCGCTCCGGCCGCGCCGGCGCAGGTTTCGCCGCGATCGACTCGAACGGCGCCGCCTCGAAGCGGTACGGCACCTGCGCTATATAGGCCGGTGTCGCCGTATGATCCGCCAGCTCCAACTGGTAATACAACCACCAGGGATTGCGGAAAAATGCATGCAGATGCTCCCGCTGAATCTGGTAGGAATCCTTATCGCCGGTCTGCCTTTGTTTTTTTGCCAGCAGCAATTGCCCTATGGAAAAATACGGATGACTGTTCACCAGCCTTCCCAGGTCATTCACACTTAGCTGTTCCAACGAATGACGGTCATTCAATGCTTCGTATAGCAACTCTGCGTTCATCTTTTACAAGCTAGGTAAATTTTACCAGTTGGAGAAAAGCCGGTTGAAAATATCGTTGGACATGTTCGTCACGATCGAGGACAGCAGCTGGGATTCCACCGCCGAAAAGCTCTGGTTTGCGGGGAAGTCGATGCTGCTCGTCACGTCGTCCTCAAAGTCCGCTGGGGTCACGTTCTTGCCCGTGGGGTCCAGATGGTTATGGAAAACAATGTGGAAAGTCGCCACCAGCCTGGAACTGGACGCCTGCTGGTTGCTGATGCCCGAGGTGCTTACCCCATAAGACGAGATATAGCCCCCGACCTCATAGTCCGCATTGTCCGAGTTGGTCTGCGTCAGGCGCGTTTGCCCCACCACCTTTTTGCGCACCGCATCCTGCAGCTGCGGCGCCAGCGAAGGGTTGATAAACTGTGCTTTGTTCTCGAAATTGTCCAGCTTGATGGTCTTTACCTTCGGATCGATCGAGGCCCCGCTAAAGGAATACACCTTGCAACCGGCCACCAGGGCAATCAACGGCAATAGGAATAGGTAGCGATACATATCTTTTCTTTTACTCATCAATGTCATACTCTTTCAACTTGCGATACAGGGTGCGTTCGCTGATCCCCAGGTCCAGGGCCGCGTCCTTACGCTTGCCCTTGTGTTTTTTGAGCGCCTTGACGATCAGCTCTTTTTCCTTGTCCATAATGTTCAACGACTCCTCGACCTCCACGTGTTCGTGGATGTCGTTATGGTCCAGGAGTACGGGTAGGGTAGACGGAGACGTGATCACCGGCTGGTGGGCGTAGTCCGCCGGGGCCAGCTCATTAAACGCCCCTTCCGGTTTTAGCGCCGACAGGCTCGACGGATTGACCGCCTGCGGGTTTTGAAGGACGTCGAAAAACATCTTCTTCAGCTCGGTCACGTCCTTTTTCATATCAAAAAACAACTTATACAAGATCTCCCGCTCGTTGTTAAACTCGTGCCCGTTAGCGCTTTGCGGTGCCAGGACCGGCAACCGGTTGTTGCTTCCTTCCGGCAGAAACTGCCGAAGTTCCGTCGCCGTCAGCACTTTGTTCTGGGATAAAACGGAGATCTGCTCCGCAATATTTTTCAACTCCCGCACATTTCCCGGCCAGTTATAGGCGATCAGCGCCCGGCGTGCGTCATCGTCCGGGAGCACCGGGGTCGTCCGGTAACGCTCCGCAAAGTCCGTCGCGAATTTCCGGAACAGTAAAGGAATATCCTCCGGCCGCTCCCTCAGCGCGGGCACCCGAATGGGTACGGTACTCATCCGGTAATACAGGTCCTCGCGGAACTTCCCCGACTGTGTAAACTCCAGGAGGTCCTTGTTGGTCGCGCAGATTACCCGCACGTCCGTTTTTTGCACCTTCGAAGACCCCACCCGGATGAATTCGCCCGTTTCCAGGACACGCAACAAACGTGCCTGGGTCCCCAGCGGCATTTCCCCGATTTCGTCCAGGAAAATGGTACCCCCGCTGACCGTTTCGAAATAACCTTTACGGCTGTCCACCGCCCCGGTGAACGCGCCCTTTTCGTGACCAAACAATTCAGAATCTATCGTCCCTTCCGGGATCGCGCCGCAGTTCACGGCAATAAAGGGGTTATGCTTGCGGGCGGACAGCGTATGGATCACCTGCGAAAACACCTCCTTCCCCACACCGCTTTCCCCCACGATGAGTACGCTCAGATCCGTCCCCGCCACCTGCGCCGCCACGCTCAGCGCGTAGTTCAGGGCAGGGGCGTTCCCTATAATGCCAAACCTGTTTTTTATCGATTGTATGTCCATAAATTATTCCGCTATGCTACCGATGAGGGTAGCTTGTGTACAATCCTCCACCCGGACGCGCACGTAGTCGCCCTTGGCGAGCGCGCGCCCACCTTTTTGGGCCGGGCCCTCGCCTTTTTCGGCAGCGCGCCCGCTTTTTTCGGGCGCCGCGCCTCCGGATTTTGGGAAAACGATGACCTTGTTTTGCGTATTCCGGCCCATCCAATGCTGGTCGCTCCGTTTCGAGTCCCCTTCGATGAGCACCGTAAACGTCCGCCCGATGTCGCGGCGGTTGCTGTCCAGCGACAGCCGGTTCTGCACCTGGACGATCTCCTCCAGCCTGCGTTTTTTCACCTCCAGCGTGATGTCGTCCGTATACCGGCGGGCCGCCAGGGTCCCCGGTCTTTCGCTGTAA
This sequence is a window from Dinghuibacter silviterrae. Protein-coding genes within it:
- the lptE gene encoding LPS assembly lipoprotein LptE; this encodes MYRYLFLLPLIALVAGCKVYSFSGASIDPKVKTIKLDNFENKAQFINPSLAPQLQDAVRKKVVGQTRLTQTNSDNADYEVGGYISSYGVSTSGISNQQASSSRLVATFHIVFHNHLDPTGKNVTPADFEDDVTSSIDFPANQSFSAVESQLLSSIVTNMSNDIFNRLFSNW
- a CDS encoding sigma-54 interaction domain-containing protein, encoding MDIQSIKNRFGIIGNAPALNYALSVAAQVAGTDLSVLIVGESGVGKEVFSQVIHTLSARKHNPFIAVNCGAIPEGTIDSELFGHEKGAFTGAVDSRKGYFETVSGGTIFLDEIGEMPLGTQARLLRVLETGEFIRVGSSKVQKTDVRVICATNKDLLEFTQSGKFREDLYYRMSTVPIRVPALRERPEDIPLLFRKFATDFAERYRTTPVLPDDDARRALIAYNWPGNVRELKNIAEQISVLSQNKVLTATELRQFLPEGSNNRLPVLAPQSANGHEFNNEREILYKLFFDMKKDVTELKKMFFDVLQNPQAVNPSSLSALKPEGAFNELAPADYAHQPVITSPSTLPVLLDHNDIHEHVEVEESLNIMDKEKELIVKALKKHKGKRKDAALDLGISERTLYRKLKEYDIDE